A single genomic interval of Trichosurus vulpecula isolate mTriVul1 chromosome 6, mTriVul1.pri, whole genome shotgun sequence harbors:
- the LOC118855226 gene encoding aldehyde dehydrogenase family 3 member B1-like, whose translation MPLSELSSMLESVILGSVKGFSGVNPYADTLKRLRDAFNSGRTRPAEFRISQLQGLSRFLKENRKLLLDTLAQDLNKPTFEADISEIVLCEAEIKLALNNLRTWMKDEQVEKNLVTQLDSAFIRKEPYGVTLIIAPWNYPLNLLLVPLVGAIAAGNCVVLKPSEMSKGMEKVIAEVLPQYLHKNCFATVLGGPQEATILLKNKFDYIFFTGSPRVGQIVMSAASKYLTPITLELGGKNPCYVDDNCDPQSVANRVAWFRFFNAGQTCVAPDYVLCSRETQEKLLPALQSAVTQFYGKEPQNSPDLARIINDRHFHRLRGLLDNGRVAIGGQSDVQELYIAPTVLVDVKETDPVMQEEIFGPILPILNVESVDEAIAFIRKREKPLALYAFSKDSKVVNKVLDQTSSGNFGGNDGFMFMTITSMPFGGVGHSGMGEYHGKFTFDTFSYRRGCLLRSPRLEMINKMRYPPYSPGRQRLLVWFLEHKLGFPCSIL comes from the exons ATGCCGCTTTCTGAGCTCTCCAGTATGCTTGAGTCAGTGATCTTGGGCTCTGTAAAAGGCTTCTCTGG GGTGAATCCCTATGCAGACACCCTCAAGCGTCTCCGGGATGCCTTCAATTCTGGAAGAACCCGTCCAGCCGAATTCCGAATTAGCCAGCTCCAGGGGCTGAGCCGCTTCCTGAAGGAAAACCGAAAGTTACTCCTGGATACCCTGGCCCAGGATCTGAACAAG CCAACCTTTGAAGCTGATATATCCGAGATTGTCTTATGTGAGGCTGAAATCAAGCTCGCTCTGAACAATCTCCGCACCTGGATGAAGGATGAGCAGGTGGAGAAGAATCTG GTTACCCAGCTGGACTCAGCTTTCATCCGAAAGGAGCCCTATGGTGTCACCCTCATCATTGCCCCCTGGAACTACCCTTTGAACCTCTTGCTGGTGCCTTTGGTGGGGGCCATTGCCGCAG GTAACTGTGTGGTTTTAAAGCCCTCGGAGATGAGTAAGGGCATGGAGAAGGTCATTGCTGAGGTGCTGCCCCAATACCTGCACAAG AACTGCTTTGCTACGGTGCTCGGAGGCCCCCAGGAGGCCACAATTCTGCTCAAGAACAAATTCGACTACATCTTCTTCACAG GAAGCCCCCGGGTAGGGCAGATCGTAATGTCCGCTGCCTCCAAGTACCTGACCCCTATCACTCTGGAGCTGGGAGGTAAGAACCCCTGTTATGTGGATGACAACTGTGACCCCCAGAGCGTGGCCAACCGTGTGGCCTGGTTCCGTTTCTTTAACGCGGGACAGACATGTGTGGCCCCAGACTATGTCCTGTGCAGCCGGGAGACCCAGGAGAAGCTGCTGCCTGCCCTGCAAAGTGCAGTGACCCAGTTCTATGGGAAGGAGCCCCAGAATTCCCCAGACCTGGCTCGCATCATCAATGACAGGCATTTCCACAGGCTCCGAGGCCTGCTGGACAATGGCCGAGTAGCCATCGGTGGCCAGTCGGATGTACAGGAACTCTACATTG CCCCCACAGTGCTGGTGGATGTGAAGGAGACGGACCCTGTGATGCAGGAGGAGATCTTTGGGCCCATCTTACCCATCCTGAATGTGGAGAGCGTCGATGAGGCCATTGCTTTcatcaggaagagagagaagcccCTGGCTCTGTATGCCTTCTCCAAGGATTCCAAG GTGGTAAATAAGGTTCTGGACCAGACCAGCAGTGGCAACTTCGGGGGGAATGATGGCTTCATGTTTATGACAATAACATCCATGCCTTTTGGGGGAGTTG GTCACAGTGGGATGGGAGAGTATCACGGCAAGTTCACCTTTGACACCTTCTCCTACCGGCGTGGTTGCCTCCTTCGTAGCCCACGCCTGGAGATGATCAACAAAATGCGCTACCCACCCTACTCCCCAGGGCGCCAGCGACTGCTTGTGTGGTTTTTGGAGCACAAGCTGGGCTTCCCTTGCTCCATCCTGTGA